One Bos indicus isolate NIAB-ARS_2022 breed Sahiwal x Tharparkar chromosome 22, NIAB-ARS_B.indTharparkar_mat_pri_1.0, whole genome shotgun sequence DNA window includes the following coding sequences:
- the HRH1 gene encoding histamine H1 receptor: MTCPNSSCVFEDKMCEGNKTAPANNAQLTPLVVVLSTISLVTVGLNLLVLYAVRSERKLHTVGNLYIVSLSVADLIVGVVVMPMNILYLLMSRWSLGRPLCLFWLSMDYVASTASIFSVFILCIDRYRSVQQPLKYLRYRTKTRASITILAAWFLSFLWIIPILGWRHFQPKTPEPREDKCETDFYNVTWFKVMTAIINFYLPTLLMLWFYAKIYKAVRQHCQHRELINGSFPSFSDMKMKPENLQVGAKKPGKESPWEVLKRKPKDTGGGPVLKPPSQEPKEVTSPGVFSQEKEEKDGELGKYYCFPLDTVQAQPEAEGSGRGYAAINQSQNQLEMGEQGLSMPGAKEALEDQILGDSQSFSRTDSDTPAEPALAKGKSRSESSTGLEYIKFTWKRLRSHSRQYVSGLHMNRERKAAKQLGFIMAAFIICWIPYFIFFMVIAFCESCCNQHVHMFTIWLGYINSTLNPLIYPLCNENFKKTFKKILHIRS, encoded by the coding sequence ATGACCTGTCCCAACTCCTCCTGCGTCTTCGAAGACAAGATGTGTGAGGGGAATAAGACTGCCCCTGCCAACAATGCCCAGCTGACGCCCCTGGTGGTGGTCCTGAGCACCATCTCCTTGGTCACAGTGGGACTCAACCTGCTGGTCCTGTACGCTGTGCGCAGCGAGCGGAAACTACACACCGTGGGGAACCTCTACATCGTCAGCCTCTCAGTGGCCGATCTGATCGTGGGGGTGGTCGTCATGCCCATGAACATCCTCTACCTCCTCATGTCTAGGTGGTCCCTGGGGCGTCCTCTCTGCCTCTTCTGGCTTTCCATGGACTATGTGGCCAGCACGGCATCCATTTTCAGCGTCTTCATCTTGTGCATTGACCGCTACCGTTCTGTGCAGCAGCCCCTCAAGTACCTGCGGTATCGTACCAAGACCCGAGCATCCATCACCATCCTAGCCGCCTGGTTTCTCTCCTTCCTGTGGATTATCCCCATTCTGGGCTGGCGTCACTTCCAGCCAAAGACCCCAGAGCCCCGGGAGGACAAGTGTGAGACGGACTTCTACAACGTCACGTGGTTCAAAGTCATGACCGCCATCATCAACTTCTACTTGCCCACCTTGCTCATGCTCTGGTTCTATGCCAAGATCTACAAGGCTGTGCGGCAGCACTGCCAGCACCGGGAGCTCATCAACGGGtccttcccctccttctctgACATGAAGATGAAGCCGGAGAACCTCCAGGTGGGCGCTAAGAAACCGGGGAAGGAGTCCCCCTGGGAGGTTCTGAAAAGGAAGCCAAAAGACACCGGGGGTGGACCTGTCTTGAAGCCACCATCTCAAGAGCCAAAAGAGGTGACATCTCCAGGTGTCTTCAgccaagagaaggaagagaaggatggaGAACTGGGCAAATACTACTGCTTCCCGCTTGACACTGTGCAGGCGCAGCCGGAGGCAGAGGGGAGTGGCAGGGGCTACGCAGCCATCAACCAGAGCCAGAACCAGCTTGAGATGGGTGAGCAGGGCCTGAGCATGCCTGGGGCTAAGGAGGCCTTAGAGGATCAGATCCTAGGTGACAGCCAGTCCTTCTCCCGGACAGACTCGGACACCCCCGCAGAGCCGGCACTGGCGAAAGGCAAGTCGCGAAGCGAGTCTAGCACAGGCCTGGAGTACATCAAGTTCACTTGGAAGAGGCTCCGCTCGCATTCGAGACAGTACGTGTCTGGCTTGCACATGAACCGAGAGCGGAAGGCCGCCAAGCAGTTGGGTTTTATCATGGCGGCCTTCATCATCTGCTGGATTCCTTACTTCATCTTCTTCATGGTCATTGCCTTCTGTGAGAGCTGCTGCAACCAGCATGTGCACATGTTCACCATCTGGCTGGGCTACATCAACTCCACGCTGAACCCCCTCATCTACCCCTTGTGCAATGAGAACTTCAAGAAGACCT